Proteins from a genomic interval of uncultured Fusobacterium sp.:
- a CDS encoding OmpA family protein, producing the protein MKKSLILLSAAAIIALTGCTSAEKPMKEMVITETENQFVMEDIDVSKKTLEELIVFNEEGVTIRKEGNNLVLSMPELVLFDFNKYEVKNKVKGSLNTLAKALEENPDIRIKIDGYTDFIGSEGYNLELSVKRAKSIRNYLVDRGVKSSNISIEGYGKQNPIANNATAAGRAKNRRVEFIISRDSL; encoded by the coding sequence ATGAAAAAGAGCTTAATTTTATTATCAGCAGCAGCCATCATTGCATTAACAGGATGTACATCAGCAGAAAAACCAATGAAAGAGATGGTAATAACAGAAACTGAAAATCAATTTGTAATGGAAGATATTGATGTTTCTAAAAAGACTTTAGAAGAGCTTATAGTATTTAATGAAGAGGGAGTAACTATTAGAAAAGAGGGAAATAACCTTGTGCTTTCAATGCCTGAATTAGTACTTTTTGATTTCAATAAATATGAAGTTAAAAATAAAGTTAAAGGAAGTTTAAATACTTTGGCAAAAGCATTGGAGGAAAACCCAGATATAAGAATAAAAATAGATGGATATACTGATTTTATTGGAAGTGAAGGGTATAACTTAGAACTATCAGTAAAAAGAGCAAAATCTATAAGAAATTATCTTGTGGATAGAGGAGTTAAAAGTTCAAATATCTCTATTGAAGGATATGGAAAACAAAATCCTATAGCTAATAATGCAACAGCAGCAGGAAGAGCTAAAAATAGAAGAGTAGAATTTATAATTTCAAGAGATAGTCTATAA
- a CDS encoding SH3 domain-containing protein — MKFIKSLLISLFVVGTTVFGFEGEQKWTTVATYDNEIADGVILNEKYSGGHPKVLDYVFVRTRTANLREQPNTKSKVIKKFNYDTKLIALEKIYDYGNYWYKVKSTTGEVGYISSTVVRKRMFRFEKALDKIKELEKFIVTEMEEGREVVSTNSYVPNPNNVNFKREKDKYGTSLDQNIVGYYGDERIFVPDRSVLSILEKGATTSKVKVASIKEPLVIENKRISRNPKISKNFRKVIAIDIENQNMIVFEKNNDVWEVVSYVYSKTGIESELGFETPKGFFIAPMAKYIMPYNSEVGEKQGYARYAIRFSGGGYLHGTPINYEEETNREFFMRAKEKTLGTFTGTRKCIRTTEPHAKYLFEWMVKNPNKNRNEQVPSENVMFVIF; from the coding sequence ATGAAATTTATAAAATCATTATTAATTTCATTATTCGTTGTAGGAACAACAGTATTCGGATTTGAAGGAGAACAGAAATGGACAACTGTTGCTACATATGATAATGAAATAGCAGATGGGGTTATTTTAAATGAAAAGTATTCTGGTGGACATCCAAAAGTTTTAGATTATGTTTTTGTTAGAACTAGAACTGCAAATTTAAGAGAACAACCAAATACTAAATCTAAAGTTATTAAAAAATTTAACTATGATACTAAACTTATAGCTTTAGAAAAAATATATGATTATGGAAATTATTGGTATAAGGTAAAATCTACAACAGGAGAAGTGGGATACATATCTTCAACAGTTGTAAGAAAGAGAATGTTTAGATTTGAGAAAGCACTTGATAAGATAAAAGAGCTTGAAAAATTTATAGTTACAGAAATGGAAGAGGGAAGAGAGGTAGTAAGTACAAACTCTTATGTACCAAATCCTAATAATGTTAATTTTAAAAGAGAGAAAGATAAATATGGAACTTCATTAGATCAAAATATAGTTGGTTACTATGGTGATGAAAGAATATTTGTTCCAGATAGATCAGTATTATCAATTTTAGAAAAAGGAGCAACAACTTCAAAAGTAAAAGTAGCGTCTATCAAAGAACCTTTAGTAATTGAAAATAAAAGAATATCAAGAAATCCTAAAATAAGTAAAAATTTTAGAAAAGTTATTGCTATTGATATAGAAAATCAAAATATGATTGTTTTTGAAAAGAATAATGATGTTTGGGAAGTTGTATCATATGTTTATAGTAAAACTGGTATAGAAAGTGAACTAGGATTTGAAACACCAAAAGGTTTCTTTATAGCACCTATGGCAAAATATATTATGCCATATAATAGTGAAGTAGGAGAGAAACAAGGGTATGCTAGATATGCTATTAGATTTTCTGGTGGGGGATATCTTCACGGAACTCCTATAAATTATGAAGAAGAAACAAATAGAGAGTTCTTTATGAGAGCAAAAGAAAAAACACTTGGGACATTTACAGGAACAAGAAAATGTATAAGAACAACAGAACCACATGCAAAATATCTATTTGAATGGATGGTAAAAAATCCTAATAAGAATAGAAATGAACAAGTTCCTAGTGAAAATGTAATGTTTGTTATTTTCTAA
- the kamE gene encoding lysine 5,6-aminomutase subunit beta: MSGGLYSTDKKDFDKTLDLTQLKPYGDTMNDGKVQMSFTLPVPNNEKGVEAALQLARKMGFKDPAVAFSEALDKEFSFYVVYGATTHTVDYTAIKVQALEIDTMDMHECEEYIAENIGRPVVMIGASTGTDAHTVGIDAIMNMKGYAGHYGLERYKGVEAYNLGSQVTNEEFIQKAIELKADALIVSQTVTQKDVHIHNLTNLVELLEAEGLRDKVILIAGGARITNDLAKELGYDAGFGPGKYADDVATFIVKEMVARGMVKK; encoded by the coding sequence ATGTCTGGAGGTTTATATTCTACTGATAAAAAAGATTTTGATAAAACACTTGATCTTACACAATTAAAGCCATATGGGGATACAATGAACGACGGTAAAGTACAAATGAGTTTTACTTTACCAGTACCAAATAATGAAAAAGGTGTAGAAGCTGCTCTTCAATTAGCTAGAAAAATGGGATTTAAAGATCCAGCAGTAGCTTTCTCAGAAGCACTAGATAAAGAATTCTCATTCTATGTAGTATATGGAGCTACAACTCATACTGTAGATTATACAGCTATTAAAGTTCAAGCTCTTGAAATAGATACTATGGATATGCATGAATGTGAAGAGTATATTGCTGAAAATATAGGAAGACCAGTTGTTATGATAGGAGCAAGTACAGGTACTGACGCTCATACTGTTGGAATTGATGCTATAATGAATATGAAAGGTTATGCTGGACACTATGGACTAGAAAGATATAAAGGTGTAGAAGCTTATAACCTAGGAAGCCAAGTAACAAATGAAGAGTTTATTCAAAAAGCTATTGAATTAAAAGCAGATGCTCTAATAGTTTCTCAAACTGTAACTCAAAAAGATGTTCATATTCATAACTTAACTAACTTAGTTGAACTTCTTGAAGCTGAAGGATTAAGAGACAAAGTTATCTTAATAGCTGGAGGAGCAAGAATTACTAACGATTTAGCAAAAGAGTTAGGATATGATGCAGGATTTGGACCTGGAAAATATGCTGATGACGTAGCAACATTTATAGTAAAAGAAATGGTTGCTAGAGGAATGGTAAAAAAATAA
- the kamD gene encoding lysine 5,6-aminomutase subunit alpha gives MTSKLNLNWNLVDEARASAKKIAADAQVFIDAHSTVTVERTICRLLGIDGVDEFDVPLPNVVVDFIKENGNLSLGVAKYLGNAMLETGLKPQEIAEKVANKELDITKMKWHDDFDIKLALKEIAIGTVERIKTNRAKREEYLNVYGDKKGPYIYVIVATGNIYEDVTQAVAAARQGADVIAVIRTTGQSLLDYVPYGATTEGFGGTMATQENFRIMRSALDEVGVELKRYIRLCNYCSGLCMPEIAAMGALERLDMMLNDALYGILFRDINMKRTLIDQFFSRVINGFAGVIINTGEDNYLTTADAIEEAHTVLASQFINEQFALVAGLPEEQMGLGHAFEMHPDTKNGFLFELAQAQMAREIFPKAPLKYMPPTKFMTGNIFKGHVQDALFNMVTIMTNQKVHLLGMLTEAIHTPFMSDRALSIENAKYIFNNMEDFGNDIEFKKDGIMVNRAKEVLEKATELLKTIEGIGIFKTLEGGIFAGIKRPLDGGKGLAGVFEKDSSYFNPFIELMLGGNR, from the coding sequence ATGACTAGCAAACTAAATCTTAACTGGAATTTAGTAGATGAAGCACGTGCTTCAGCTAAAAAAATAGCTGCAGATGCACAAGTTTTCATTGATGCTCACAGTACTGTGACAGTAGAAAGAACAATATGCAGACTATTAGGGATAGATGGAGTAGATGAATTCGATGTACCATTACCAAACGTGGTAGTAGATTTCATTAAAGAAAATGGAAACCTTTCTCTTGGAGTTGCAAAATATTTAGGAAATGCAATGCTTGAAACAGGTTTAAAACCTCAAGAAATAGCTGAAAAAGTAGCTAATAAAGAATTAGATATCACTAAAATGAAATGGCATGATGACTTTGATATTAAATTAGCTCTTAAAGAAATAGCTATTGGAACAGTAGAAAGAATTAAAACAAACAGAGCAAAAAGAGAAGAATATCTAAATGTATATGGAGATAAAAAAGGTCCTTACATTTATGTAATCGTTGCTACAGGAAATATTTATGAAGACGTAACTCAAGCAGTTGCTGCAGCTAGACAAGGAGCTGACGTAATAGCAGTTATCAGAACTACTGGACAATCATTACTAGACTATGTTCCATATGGAGCTACTACTGAAGGATTCGGAGGAACAATGGCTACTCAAGAAAACTTCAGAATCATGAGAAGTGCTCTTGATGAAGTTGGAGTAGAATTAAAAAGATATATTAGACTATGTAACTACTGTTCAGGACTTTGTATGCCAGAAATAGCTGCAATGGGAGCTCTTGAAAGACTAGATATGATGTTAAACGATGCTCTATACGGAATTCTATTTAGAGATATTAACATGAAGAGAACTCTTATTGACCAATTCTTCTCAAGAGTAATCAACGGATTTGCAGGAGTTATTATCAATACTGGAGAAGATAACTACCTAACTACTGCTGATGCTATCGAAGAAGCTCATACAGTATTAGCTTCTCAATTTATCAATGAACAATTTGCTCTAGTTGCTGGATTACCAGAAGAACAAATGGGACTTGGACACGCATTTGAAATGCATCCAGATACAAAAAATGGATTCCTATTTGAATTAGCTCAAGCTCAAATGGCAAGAGAAATCTTCCCTAAAGCTCCTCTAAAATATATGCCACCTACAAAATTCATGACAGGAAATATATTTAAAGGACATGTACAAGATGCTTTATTCAACATGGTAACTATTATGACAAACCAAAAAGTTCACTTATTAGGAATGTTGACAGAAGCAATCCATACTCCATTTATGTCAGACAGAGCTCTTTCAATTGAAAATGCTAAATATATCTTCAATAACATGGAAGACTTTGGAAACGATATAGAATTCAAAAAAGATGGAATTATGGTAAATAGAGCTAAAGAGGTTCTTGAAAAAGCAACTGAACTATTAAAAACAATAGAAGGAATTGGAATATTCAAGACTCTTGAAGGTGGAATTTTTGCTGGTATAAAAAGACCATTAGATGGAGGAAAAGGACTTGCTGGAGTATTTGAAAAAGATTCTAGTTACTTTAATCCATTTATAGAATTAATGCTTGGAGGTAATAGATAA